A single Nostoc sp. PCC 7107 DNA region contains:
- the devC gene encoding ABC transporter permease DevC — protein MIQKIPLSWLQMTRDKTRLAVALAGIAFADILMFTQLGFRDALYYSNVQLHSSLNGEIVLINRQSNAILSMKSFSQRRLYKALDLPAVQSVHPIYLDYTAWKNPVTGRSRTLLVFGINPEVNLFNLVGVQENLDKLKLPDVVLFDRSSRQEYGPIADDFEKGKNVTAELRRRKIKVVGLFTLGTSFGADGNLITSDVNFLRIFNTRQQGLIDIGVIKVKPGANVEAVAQELRQYLPQDVNVLTKQDFIDFERHYWASSTAIGFIFSLGTIMGFIVGTVIVYQILYTEVSDHLSEYATLKAIGYTQKYLLIVILQEALLLACLGYLPGLFFTILMYQKAKEATLLPIFMTFGRATNVLILTIIMCFISGAIAVRKLRSADPADIF, from the coding sequence ATGATTCAAAAAATACCTCTATCTTGGCTACAAATGACGCGAGACAAAACGCGTTTAGCCGTAGCTTTAGCTGGAATTGCTTTTGCTGATATTTTAATGTTTACCCAACTCGGATTCCGAGATGCGCTTTATTACAGCAACGTGCAGTTACACAGTAGTTTAAATGGTGAAATTGTTTTAATTAACCGCCAATCGAATGCTATTTTGTCAATGAAAAGCTTTTCTCAACGGCGGTTGTATAAAGCTTTAGATTTACCAGCAGTACAATCAGTACATCCTATCTATTTAGATTATACTGCTTGGAAAAATCCAGTTACAGGTCGGTCAAGAACTTTACTTGTATTTGGCATTAACCCGGAAGTTAATTTATTTAATTTGGTAGGAGTGCAAGAAAATCTAGATAAATTGAAGCTGCCAGATGTAGTTTTATTTGACCGTTCTTCTCGACAGGAATATGGGCCAATTGCAGATGATTTTGAAAAAGGTAAAAATGTTACAGCAGAGCTAAGAAGACGCAAAATTAAAGTAGTAGGACTATTTACTTTAGGAACATCTTTTGGTGCGGATGGTAACTTAATTACCAGTGATGTTAACTTTTTACGCATCTTTAACACCCGTCAGCAAGGATTAATTGATATTGGAGTAATTAAAGTAAAACCAGGCGCAAATGTAGAAGCTGTAGCTCAAGAATTACGCCAATATTTACCGCAAGATGTGAATGTGTTGACTAAACAAGATTTTATCGATTTTGAACGTCACTATTGGGCAAGTAGCACAGCGATTGGTTTTATTTTCAGCTTAGGGACAATTATGGGTTTTATTGTGGGAACTGTAATTGTTTATCAAATTCTTTACACTGAAGTTTCTGATCATTTATCAGAATATGCAACTTTAAAAGCCATAGGATATACGCAAAAATATTTATTAATTGTGATTTTACAAGAAGCACTTTTATTAGCTTGTTTAGGATATCTTCCTGGTTTATTTTTTACAATTTTGATGTATCAAAAAGCTAAGGAAGCAACCCTTTTACCAATATTTATGACTTTTGGAAGGGCGACTAATGTATTGATATTAACAATAATTATGTGTTTTATTTCTGGCGCGATCGCAGTACGTAAATTACGTTCCGCTGACCCGGCTGACATCTTTTAA
- the aqpZ gene encoding aquaporin Z: MSLIKRSLAEFIGTFWLVLGGCGSAVLAAAYTADGAKISESTSFPLGIGLVGVSLAFGLTVLTGAYALGHISGGHFNPAVSFGLWAGKRFPGSDLLAYIVSQVLGSILAGGVIYLIASGKAGFTLTGSNPLATNGFGTHSPGGYGLFACFITEVVMTFMFLLIILGVTDRRAPKGFAPLTIGFALTLIHLISIPVTNTSVNPARSTGVAIFAGVELFSQVWLFWLAPILGAILAGWLYLAVFSESTVEERQNIEELV, translated from the coding sequence ATGTCACTTATCAAGCGTAGTTTAGCTGAATTCATAGGCACATTTTGGCTTGTTTTAGGCGGCTGTGGCAGTGCAGTTTTAGCCGCAGCTTATACAGCAGATGGTGCAAAAATTAGTGAAAGTACCTCTTTTCCATTAGGTATTGGATTAGTAGGTGTATCTCTAGCATTTGGGTTAACTGTCCTGACAGGGGCTTACGCACTCGGTCATATTTCTGGTGGCCATTTTAACCCGGCTGTTTCCTTTGGGCTTTGGGCAGGTAAGCGTTTTCCAGGGTCAGATTTATTAGCTTATATTGTCTCTCAAGTACTAGGCTCCATTCTAGCTGGAGGCGTTATATATTTGATTGCTAGTGGCAAAGCTGGATTTACCCTTACTGGCTCTAACCCACTGGCAACCAATGGCTTTGGTACTCATTCTCCTGGTGGTTACGGTCTGTTTGCTTGCTTCATCACGGAAGTTGTGATGACCTTTATGTTTTTGCTGATTATTCTAGGTGTCACTGATAGACGTGCGCCAAAAGGATTTGCACCCCTAACAATTGGTTTTGCACTTACCTTAATTCACCTAATCAGCATTCCTGTTACTAATACTTCTGTAAATCCGGCTCGCAGTACCGGAGTTGCTATATTTGCTGGTGTAGAACTTTTTTCGCAAGTATGGCTATTTTGGTTAGCACCTATCTTGGGCGCAATTTTGGCAGGATGGTTATACCTAGCAGTCTTTAGTGAATCAACTGTGGAAGAACGACAAAATATTGAAGAGCTAGTTTAG
- a CDS encoding PEP-CTERM sorting domain-containing protein codes for MKSLFLGLGAILVFAPNAYAAGFVYNEAVDGELSGDSLNPTALNLLDGSNQITGSTTGNPNLDRDFFTFTIPVGYELSRINLANYVGLDGTGANQGFLAVQTGSSIAPTTITTNTPPLLGAALIGAATGTQVGDNVLDDLGVAASIQGANFVGFSGGKLGAGTYTFWIQETVQGIQNYNLDFAVTKIPEPSTILGIAAVMGLGSLIKRKKRRHSATVDQ; via the coding sequence ATGAAAAGCTTATTTCTAGGACTAGGAGCTATCTTAGTTTTTGCTCCTAATGCTTATGCGGCAGGCTTTGTATATAACGAAGCTGTTGACGGCGAATTGTCTGGTGACAGCTTAAACCCAACAGCATTGAATCTGTTAGATGGATCTAACCAGATTACTGGCTCAACCACTGGTAATCCAAATCTTGACAGAGATTTCTTTACTTTCACTATTCCTGTTGGTTATGAACTTAGTAGAATTAACTTAGCTAACTATGTTGGGCTAGATGGCACAGGGGCAAATCAAGGATTTTTAGCCGTGCAAACAGGTTCTAGTATTGCACCGACAACTATCACTACTAACACACCACCATTACTGGGTGCAGCTTTAATTGGTGCAGCAACTGGAACACAAGTGGGAGATAATGTCTTAGATGATTTGGGTGTAGCAGCATCAATTCAAGGAGCTAACTTTGTCGGCTTCTCTGGTGGTAAGCTTGGCGCAGGTACTTACACTTTCTGGATTCAGGAAACTGTTCAAGGTATACAGAACTATAACCTTGATTTTGCAGTTACCAAAATTCCAGAGCCATCAACTATTTTAGGTATTGCTGCTGTGATGGGTTTGGGTAGTTTAATCAAAAGAAAGAAGCGTAGGCATAGTGCTACTGTAGATCAATAA
- a CDS encoding phycocyanobilin:ferredoxin oxidoreductase — MSFTSTHSLREQQHPLIHQLADGIEAVWHRHLQLSPYHLPAELGYVEGRLEGEKLIIENRCYQSPQFRKMHLELAKVGNMLDILHCVMFPRPEYDLPMFGCDLVGGRGQISAAIADLSPVHLDRTLPASYTNQLAALPALDFSQPRELPEWGHIFSEFCIFVRPSSPEEEAIFLARVQDFLEVHCTQAIAASPVSPEQSQQILAGQQNYCTKQQQNDKTRRVLEKAFGQEWADNYMTTVLFDLPN; from the coding sequence ATGTCATTTACTTCTACTCACTCACTCCGCGAACAACAACATCCCCTCATCCATCAGTTAGCCGATGGTATTGAGGCAGTTTGGCATAGACATTTACAACTATCGCCTTATCATTTACCCGCGGAGTTGGGATATGTGGAAGGTAGACTGGAAGGTGAAAAACTGATAATTGAAAACCGCTGCTATCAATCACCACAGTTTCGCAAAATGCACTTGGAACTGGCAAAGGTGGGAAATATGCTGGATATTCTGCACTGCGTGATGTTTCCGCGCCCAGAATATGACCTACCGATGTTTGGATGTGATTTAGTTGGCGGCAGAGGACAAATTAGTGCAGCGATCGCTGATCTATCTCCTGTCCACTTAGACCGCACTTTGCCAGCATCCTATACAAATCAACTTGCAGCACTCCCAGCCCTGGACTTTTCCCAACCCAGAGAATTACCAGAATGGGGTCATATCTTCTCCGAGTTTTGTATCTTTGTGCGTCCTAGTTCCCCAGAAGAAGAAGCGATCTTTCTGGCACGCGTGCAAGACTTTTTAGAAGTTCATTGTACCCAAGCGATCGCCGCTAGTCCTGTTTCCCCCGAACAAAGCCAGCAAATTCTCGCCGGACAACAAAACTACTGCACCAAGCAGCAGCAAAACGACAAAACCCGCCGCGTCCTCGAAAAAGCCTTTGGTCAAGAATGGGCAGATAATTATATGACCACGGTCTTATTTGACTTGCCAAATTGA
- a CDS encoding HlyD family efflux transporter periplasmic adaptor subunit, which yields MSRVTEKPRSRQQILDPEQPKIWWGIAVALPIVIAAGLLTTAKVEQLKKLSLSVPVKPVANSISAVGRLEPRGEVIKLSAPTAGLQSASRVKQLFVREGERVRKGQVIAILDNHETQLASVEEAKAKLLEARANLAQVRAGSPRDIQAQQAVIARLQAQLRGEKDAQQTTITRIAAQLSAEKLAQQATVERLEAELRGQGDTLRATLTRIQAEQRNAQVDAGRYDFLYGQGAISQQERDRRRLSAVTAKQQVVESQATLRQAIATLRQQVAEARANQVKTLTTLQQQLIEARVTRDQTIATLGRQLDEERARLKRLIEVDPTNVQIAQAQVSNAIATVRQADAELRLSYVQAPTSGEILKIYTKSGEAINVNGIAEIGQTEQMMVIAEVPEDSISRVRIGQSVSVSSDNGAFEGELKGTVAEIGRKVGKKDVLNTDPAADIDARVIEVKIALSPEDSNKVSGLTNAKVLVDINNQSGSNSEKQ from the coding sequence ATGTCAAGGGTGACTGAAAAGCCAAGATCAAGGCAACAAATACTTGATCCAGAACAACCTAAGATTTGGTGGGGCATTGCTGTGGCCTTACCAATAGTAATCGCTGCGGGGTTACTAACTACAGCTAAAGTTGAGCAATTGAAAAAACTTAGCTTATCTGTACCCGTCAAACCAGTGGCTAACAGCATTAGTGCTGTGGGGCGTTTAGAACCGCGAGGTGAAGTGATCAAGCTTTCTGCACCTACCGCGGGATTGCAATCTGCATCACGAGTCAAGCAGCTGTTTGTCCGAGAAGGAGAACGGGTGAGAAAAGGACAAGTGATTGCTATTTTAGATAATCACGAAACTCAGTTAGCCAGTGTAGAAGAAGCAAAAGCCAAATTACTAGAAGCTCGTGCTAATTTAGCGCAAGTTCGGGCTGGTTCACCCAGAGACATTCAAGCGCAACAAGCGGTAATTGCTCGACTACAAGCCCAGTTACGCGGCGAAAAGGATGCTCAACAAACCACTATTACCAGAATTGCAGCGCAGTTGAGTGCCGAAAAACTGGCTCAACAGGCGACAGTCGAGCGCTTAGAAGCCGAATTGCGAGGTCAAGGTGATACCTTAAGAGCTACTTTGACACGCATACAAGCCGAACAGCGTAATGCTCAAGTTGATGCTGGACGTTACGATTTTCTGTACGGACAAGGTGCTATATCTCAGCAAGAAAGGGATAGACGACGATTAAGTGCAGTCACCGCTAAACAACAAGTAGTTGAAAGTCAAGCTACTCTGCGACAAGCAATCGCCACTTTGCGCCAACAAGTTGCAGAAGCTAGAGCTAATCAAGTCAAGACTTTAACAACATTACAACAGCAGTTGATTGAAGCTAGAGTCACCCGTGATCAAACTATAGCCACCTTAGGAAGACAACTTGACGAAGAACGAGCCAGACTCAAGAGACTGATAGAAGTTGATCCAACAAATGTGCAGATAGCGCAAGCACAAGTTAGTAATGCGATCGCCACTGTTAGACAAGCTGATGCAGAATTGAGATTAAGCTACGTCCAAGCACCTACTTCTGGTGAAATTCTTAAAATTTACACCAAGTCAGGCGAAGCTATCAACGTCAACGGTATTGCGGAGATTGGACAAACTGAACAAATGATGGTGATTGCGGAAGTTCCTGAAGACAGTATTAGTAGAGTCCGTATTGGTCAAAGTGTTTCTGTCAGCAGTGATAATGGCGCTTTTGAAGGCGAATTAAAAGGAACAGTGGCGGAAATTGGCAGAAAAGTCGGCAAAAAAGATGTACTCAATACCGATCCAGCGGCTGATATAGATGCCAGAGTGATAGAAGTTAAAATTGCCCTCTCACCAGAAGATAGCAACAAAGTTTCTGGCTTAACCAACGCTAAAGTTCTTGTTGATATTAACAATCAATCAGGTTCTAATTCAGAGAAACAATAA
- a CDS encoding DevA family ABC transporter ATP-binding protein: MRQEPVIAIKDLNHYYGKGSLKRQILFDINLEIYPGEIVIMTGPSGSGKTTLLSLIGGLRSVQEGSLKFLGVELFGSSQNQLVQIRRNIGYIFQAHNLLGFLTARQNVQMAVELNEKVGQHDAIATAETMLTAVGLKNRVNYYPDNLSGGQKQRIAIARALVNNPPLVLADEPTAALDKQSGRDVVEIMQRLAKDQGTSILLVTHDNRILDIADRIVEMEDGLLARDSQSAVISYDAGAWSEKS, from the coding sequence ATGAGACAAGAACCTGTAATTGCTATTAAAGACCTGAATCATTACTATGGTAAAGGTTCACTAAAAAGACAAATTTTATTTGATATTAACCTGGAGATTTATCCGGGAGAAATTGTGATTATGACTGGGCCTTCCGGGTCAGGTAAAACAACATTACTAAGTTTGATTGGTGGTTTAAGGTCTGTCCAAGAAGGTAGTTTAAAATTTTTGGGCGTAGAACTATTTGGTTCGAGTCAAAATCAATTAGTACAAATCCGGCGGAACATTGGCTATATTTTTCAGGCGCACAACTTGCTAGGATTTTTAACTGCAAGGCAAAATGTACAGATGGCCGTGGAGTTGAACGAAAAAGTTGGTCAACATGATGCGATCGCCACAGCCGAAACTATGCTAACTGCTGTTGGCTTAAAGAACCGAGTTAATTACTACCCAGATAATCTTTCTGGTGGACAAAAACAAAGAATAGCGATCGCTCGCGCCTTAGTTAACAATCCGCCATTAGTATTAGCGGACGAACCAACCGCAGCCTTAGATAAACAATCAGGACGTGATGTTGTCGAAATTATGCAGCGTCTTGCTAAAGATCAAGGTACTTCCATTTTGTTGGTGACACACGACAATCGGATTTTAGACATAGCTGATCGCATTGTGGAAATGGAAGATGGTCTTTTAGCTCGTGACTCGCAAAGCGCCGTCATTAGTTACGATGCTGGAGCATGGAGCGAAAAATCATAA
- a CDS encoding HAD family hydrolase produces MYLLNLRPISESASTCWSNIRLIATDMDGTLTKKGKFSTALLQTLEDLTASGIKVIIVTGRSAGWISGISSLMPVAGAIAENGGIFYLNGSEQPIALTSIPDLSLHRQQLATAFAELQREFPQIQESADNCFRLTDWTFDIAALTLQELQTLSHLCQSMGWGFTYSTVQCHIKPQSQDKAVGLLQVLQAYWPEYSPEQVVTVGDSPNDESLFACHQFPFSVGVANVLKYANQLQYQPTYVTSAAEAAGFCELASYILKSTVSSI; encoded by the coding sequence ATGTATCTTTTAAATCTGAGACCAATATCTGAATCTGCCTCTACTTGCTGGAGTAACATCCGTTTGATTGCAACTGATATGGATGGTACTCTGACCAAGAAAGGTAAATTTTCTACTGCTTTGTTACAAACTTTAGAAGATTTAACGGCATCTGGTATCAAGGTAATAATTGTTACCGGACGTTCTGCTGGCTGGATAAGTGGAATTAGCAGCTTAATGCCAGTTGCAGGTGCGATCGCCGAAAATGGCGGTATATTCTATCTTAATGGTAGTGAGCAGCCCATTGCTTTAACTTCTATTCCTGATTTAAGCTTACATCGCCAACAATTAGCCACGGCTTTTGCCGAATTACAAAGGGAATTTCCTCAAATTCAAGAATCTGCTGACAATTGCTTTCGGCTGACAGATTGGACATTTGATATAGCTGCCTTAACTTTACAGGAATTACAAACTTTAAGTCATCTCTGTCAATCAATGGGCTGGGGATTTACTTACAGTACAGTACAGTGTCATATTAAACCCCAAAGTCAAGATAAGGCTGTGGGTTTATTGCAAGTATTACAAGCATATTGGCCTGAATACTCACCAGAACAAGTTGTGACTGTTGGTGATAGTCCTAATGATGAAAGTTTATTTGCTTGCCATCAGTTTCCCTTCTCTGTGGGGGTAGCTAACGTACTTAAATATGCAAATCAACTGCAATATCAACCCACTTACGTAACGAGTGCAGCTGAAGCCGCAGGATTTTGTGAGTTAGCTAGTTATATTTTAAAATCAACAGTCTCCAGCATCTAA
- a CDS encoding nucleoside triphosphate pyrophosphatase: protein MNIPQFILASASPARRRLLQTVGIEPIVKPSDFDESQIQLSEPAELVQVLAQRKAEAIAPQFASALIMGCDSVLAIDGEIYGKPADAAEAIARWQLMQGNIGDLYTGHVLIDSLQNRTLVKCQMTKVYFAKMSDRAIQAYVATGEPLKCAGAFALEGFGSLFIEQIVGCHSNVIGLSLPLLRQMLAELGYEVTDFWQ, encoded by the coding sequence ATGAACATTCCGCAATTTATACTCGCTTCAGCTTCTCCGGCCCGTCGTCGCTTGCTGCAAACTGTTGGCATTGAACCAATAGTTAAACCGAGTGATTTTGATGAGTCACAAATTCAACTTAGTGAACCTGCTGAGTTAGTGCAAGTTCTGGCTCAACGTAAAGCAGAAGCCATCGCACCCCAGTTTGCATCAGCCTTAATTATGGGTTGTGATTCAGTGTTGGCTATTGATGGTGAGATTTATGGTAAACCAGCAGATGCAGCAGAAGCGATCGCTCGTTGGCAATTAATGCAAGGTAATATTGGTGACTTATATACTGGTCATGTATTGATTGACTCATTACAAAACCGGACTTTAGTCAAGTGTCAGATGACAAAGGTTTACTTTGCCAAAATGAGCGATCGCGCCATCCAAGCTTATGTAGCCACAGGCGAACCCCTTAAATGCGCTGGTGCTTTCGCCTTAGAAGGTTTTGGTAGTTTATTTATTGAGCAAATTGTTGGTTGTCACAGCAATGTCATCGGTCTCAGCTTACCTTTGCTCAGGCAGATGTTGGCAGAACTAGGATACGAAGTCACTGATTTTTGGCAATAG